From a region of the Mycobacterium sp. SMC-8 genome:
- the rpsE gene encoding 30S ribosomal protein S5, with amino-acid sequence MAEQAVGAGGPSSDGRDGGRGDRGGRGRRDDRGGRGGRDDREKSNYLERVVTINRVSKVVKGGRRFSFTALVIVGDGKGMVGVGYGKAKEVPAAIAKGVEEARKNFFRVPLIGGTVTHPVQGEAAAGVVMLRPASPGTGVIAGGACRAVLECAGVHDVLAKSLGSDNAINVVHATVAALKLLQRPEEVAARRGLPIEDVAPAGMLKARREAEALAATAAREGTA; translated from the coding sequence ATGGCCGAGCAGGCTGTAGGAGCCGGCGGGCCGTCGAGCGACGGCCGCGACGGTGGCAGGGGCGACCGCGGCGGACGTGGACGCCGTGACGATCGTGGCGGCCGCGGCGGCCGTGACGACCGCGAGAAGAGCAACTACCTGGAGCGCGTGGTCACGATCAACCGCGTCTCCAAGGTGGTCAAGGGCGGTCGCCGGTTCAGCTTCACCGCGCTGGTGATCGTCGGCGACGGCAAGGGCATGGTCGGTGTCGGCTACGGCAAGGCCAAAGAGGTCCCCGCCGCGATCGCCAAGGGTGTCGAAGAGGCGCGCAAGAACTTCTTCCGGGTTCCGCTGATCGGCGGCACCGTGACCCACCCGGTCCAGGGTGAGGCCGCGGCCGGTGTGGTCATGCTGCGTCCGGCCAGCCCCGGTACCGGTGTCATCGCCGGTGGCGCGTGCCGCGCGGTGCTGGAATGCGCCGGTGTGCACGACGTGCTGGCCAAGTCGTTGGGCAGCGACAACGCGATCAACGTGGTGCATGCCACCGTTGCCGCGCTCAAGCTGCTGCAGCGTCCCGAAGAGGTCGCGGCGCGCCGTGGCCTGCCCATTGAGGATGTAGCGCCCGCTGGCATGCTCAAGGCCCGCCGTGAGGCCGAGGCCCTGGCTGCCACCGCCGCGCGTGAGGGAACGGCGTAA
- the rpmD gene encoding 50S ribosomal protein L30, whose product MAELKITQVRSTIGARWKQRESLRTLGLRKIRQSVVREDNAQTRGLIKTVHHLVTVEEV is encoded by the coding sequence ATGGCAGAGCTCAAGATCACCCAGGTGCGCAGCACCATCGGTGCGCGCTGGAAGCAGCGGGAGTCCCTGCGGACGCTCGGGCTGCGCAAGATCCGCCAGTCCGTGGTCCGTGAGGACAACGCCCAGACGCGTGGACTCATCAAGACCGTGCACCACCTGGTGACGGTCGAGGAGGTTTAG
- the rplO gene encoding 50S ribosomal protein L15, with translation MAPIKLHDLRPAPGEKKAKTRVGRGEGSKGKTAGRGTKGTKARKNVPVTFEGGQMPIHMRLPKLKGFRNRFRTEYAPVNVGDINKAFPEGGTVGVDELVAKGLVRKNVLVKVLGDGKLTVKVDVTAHKFSAHAREAITAAGGTVTEL, from the coding sequence ATGGCTCCGATCAAGCTTCACGATCTGCGCCCGGCCCCGGGCGAGAAGAAGGCCAAGACCCGCGTCGGTCGCGGTGAAGGCTCCAAGGGTAAGACCGCCGGCCGCGGCACCAAGGGCACCAAGGCCCGCAAGAACGTCCCGGTGACGTTCGAGGGCGGCCAGATGCCGATCCACATGCGGCTGCCCAAGCTCAAGGGCTTCCGCAACCGCTTCCGCACCGAGTACGCCCCGGTCAACGTCGGCGACATCAACAAAGCGTTCCCCGAAGGGGGCACCGTCGGTGTCGACGAGCTGGTGGCCAAGGGCCTGGTTCGCAAGAACGTGCTGGTCAAGGTGCTCGGCGACGGCAAGCTGACCGTCAAGGTCGACGTGACCGCGCACAAGTTCAGCGCTCACGCCCGCGAGGCGATCACCGCCGCCGGCGGCACCGTCACCGAGCTGTAA
- a CDS encoding DUF732 domain-containing protein yields MIRHRRTLAAAMVAAGLAMFSGVATAHAETQDEKFTNAVNTMGIPLGADDDAPTVGKRICEMLTTGLTGNPNPVPVVRGVVNTLAGNGLEREQAVGLTRLSVAVYCPQYSRYLGR; encoded by the coding sequence ATGATTCGCCACCGTCGGACCCTCGCCGCCGCGATGGTCGCCGCCGGCCTCGCCATGTTCTCCGGTGTCGCGACCGCGCACGCCGAGACCCAAGACGAGAAGTTCACCAATGCGGTGAACACGATGGGGATTCCGCTGGGCGCCGACGATGACGCGCCGACCGTCGGCAAGCGGATCTGCGAGATGCTCACCACCGGGCTGACCGGCAACCCGAACCCGGTGCCGGTGGTGCGAGGGGTGGTCAACACGCTGGCGGGCAACGGCCTCGAACGCGAGCAGGCCGTCGGCCTGACCAGGCTCTCGGTGGCCGTCTACTGCCCGCAGTACAGCCGGTACTTGGGGCGCTGA
- the sppA gene encoding signal peptide peptidase SppA, protein MFSLLSGVPGFDDVRDFARKLDTARHQGVPDGCVLELDLQTAPPESAGFDPMALINGAGRPLLLREAVAAIHRAADDPRVAGLIARVQIDAAPPGPVQELREAIVAFTAKKPSLAWAETYPGTLSYYLASAFGEVWMQPSGTVGLVGFATSALFLRDALDQLGVEAQFVARGEYKSAANLFTQDRYTDAHREADTALVDGLRAQVWDAVSASRKVDRAALDTLADRAPLLRDDAVAAGLVDRIGFRDEAYGRIAELVGAEGVSAESGDPDGDDAPPRLYLARYARAKKPAVPAIKSHPKVAVVTVAGPIVSGRGGRQMSPMGSSSSGGDTIAAALRQAAADDDVAAIVLRVDSPGGSVTGSETIWREVVRTRERGKPVVASMGAVAASGGYYVSMAADAIVANPGTITGSIGVVTGKFVARELKDRLGVGSDTVRTNANADAWSINAPFTDEQQAHVEAEADLFYTDFVARVADGRGMSVEDVERVARGRVWTGADALQRGLVDELGGLRTAIRRAKALAGLDVDAKVQIENLPGSSLRDVLRPKPSSQPAAASLPDLLGAMAIRSVLGVVDQTQRSLTGVNVLWLGETRY, encoded by the coding sequence ATGTTCTCTCTGCTGTCCGGGGTGCCCGGGTTCGACGACGTCCGTGATTTCGCCCGTAAGCTCGACACCGCCCGCCACCAAGGCGTGCCCGACGGATGCGTCCTCGAGCTGGACCTGCAGACCGCACCGCCGGAATCGGCCGGCTTCGACCCGATGGCCTTGATCAACGGCGCCGGGAGACCGCTGCTGCTACGCGAGGCGGTGGCCGCGATCCACCGTGCCGCCGACGATCCCCGCGTCGCCGGTCTGATAGCCCGCGTCCAGATCGACGCCGCCCCACCGGGACCCGTGCAGGAACTGCGCGAGGCGATCGTCGCGTTCACCGCCAAGAAGCCGTCGCTGGCGTGGGCCGAGACCTACCCTGGCACGCTGTCCTACTATCTGGCCTCGGCGTTCGGCGAGGTGTGGATGCAGCCGTCGGGCACCGTGGGCCTGGTCGGATTCGCCACCAGCGCGCTGTTCCTGCGGGACGCGCTCGACCAGCTCGGCGTGGAAGCGCAGTTCGTCGCCCGCGGCGAATACAAGTCGGCGGCAAACCTTTTCACCCAGGACCGCTACACCGACGCGCACCGCGAGGCCGACACCGCGCTGGTGGACGGGCTGCGCGCACAGGTGTGGGATGCGGTGAGCGCTTCACGCAAGGTGGATCGTGCTGCCCTGGACACGCTGGCCGACCGCGCGCCGCTGCTGCGCGACGATGCCGTGGCCGCCGGCCTCGTGGACCGCATCGGCTTCCGCGACGAGGCCTACGGCCGCATCGCGGAGTTGGTCGGCGCCGAGGGTGTCTCCGCGGAGTCCGGCGATCCCGACGGCGACGACGCCCCGCCCCGGCTGTACCTGGCGCGCTACGCGCGCGCCAAGAAGCCGGCCGTGCCGGCGATCAAGAGCCATCCCAAGGTCGCGGTCGTCACCGTCGCCGGGCCGATCGTCAGCGGCCGCGGCGGACGGCAGATGTCCCCGATGGGCAGCTCCAGTTCCGGCGGCGACACCATCGCGGCGGCGCTGCGGCAGGCCGCCGCCGACGACGACGTCGCCGCGATCGTGCTGCGTGTCGACAGCCCGGGCGGCTCGGTCACCGGTTCGGAGACGATCTGGCGCGAGGTGGTGCGCACCCGCGAGCGCGGCAAGCCGGTGGTCGCGTCGATGGGCGCCGTCGCGGCGTCGGGCGGCTACTACGTGTCGATGGCCGCCGACGCCATCGTGGCCAACCCCGGCACCATCACCGGATCGATCGGCGTGGTGACGGGCAAGTTCGTCGCGCGCGAACTCAAGGACCGTCTCGGTGTCGGGTCGGACACGGTGCGTACCAACGCCAACGCCGACGCCTGGTCGATCAACGCGCCGTTCACCGACGAGCAGCAGGCCCACGTCGAGGCCGAAGCCGACCTGTTCTACACCGACTTCGTCGCGCGGGTCGCCGACGGCCGCGGCATGAGCGTCGAAGACGTCGAGCGGGTCGCCCGGGGTCGGGTGTGGACCGGAGCCGACGCACTACAGCGGGGTCTGGTCGACGAGCTCGGCGGGCTGCGCACCGCGATCCGGCGCGCCAAGGCGCTGGCCGGCCTTGACGTGGACGCCAAGGTGCAGATCGAGAACCTGCCCGGCTCGTCGCTGCGGGACGTGCTGCGGCCCAAGCCTTCTTCGCAACCCGCCGCAGCATCGCTGCCGGATCTCCTGGGGGCCATGGCGATTCGCTCGGTGCTGGGTGTGGTCGATCAGACGCAACGTTCACTCACCGGTGTAAACGTGCTGTGGCTGGGGGAGACGCGGTACTAG
- a CDS encoding type II toxin-antitoxin system Phd/YefM family antitoxin yields MEVGVHEAKTNLSRLLRRVEAGEEITIIRGGEPVAVMVPSWARRRREFRIDAGSFTVPDNFYAPQPEDELRAFEG; encoded by the coding sequence ATGGAAGTCGGCGTGCACGAGGCCAAGACGAACCTGTCCAGATTGCTGCGCAGGGTCGAGGCCGGGGAGGAAATCACCATCATCCGCGGTGGTGAGCCTGTCGCGGTGATGGTGCCGAGCTGGGCGCGCAGGCGCCGTGAGTTCCGCATCGATGCAGGCTCGTTCACGGTGCCCGACAACTTCTACGCGCCGCAGCCAGAGGACGAACTACGGGCGTTTGAAGGATGA
- a CDS encoding PIN domain-containing protein, whose protein sequence is MRRSGVVALPIRHSHALQVAELPPRHRDPFDRMLIAQAQLENLAIVTPSAPTPYLCSHCD, encoded by the coding sequence ATGCGTCGTTCTGGTGTTGTCGCCCTTCCGATCCGGCACAGCCATGCGCTACAGGTGGCGGAACTGCCGCCACGTCACCGTGATCCGTTTGATCGGATGCTGATCGCACAGGCGCAGTTGGAGAACCTCGCAATCGTCACACCTTCGGCCCCTACTCCGTATCTCTGCTCTCACTGTGACTGA
- a CDS encoding alpha/beta fold hydrolase has product MGDDGQAAFYRQYRQLSQGDTADYEKLLGTVDTPVTLLWGRDDRILPAPHGDWIAQRIPTRSLTWIRDAGHLLPED; this is encoded by the coding sequence TTGGGTGACGACGGCCAGGCGGCCTTCTACCGGCAGTACCGGCAACTCAGCCAGGGCGACACCGCCGACTACGAAAAGCTGCTGGGCACCGTCGACACCCCGGTGACGCTGTTATGGGGCCGGGACGACCGCATTCTTCCTGCGCCTCACGGTGATTGGATCGCACAGCGCATCCCCACCCGCAGCCTGACGTGGATCAGGGACGCCGGCCACCTCCTACCTGAGGATTAG
- a CDS encoding alpha/beta hydrolase, with the protein MTAPRDIAPALARLGRRVYVFDYPGNGQSEKHERQDLTLAAQQGRNFAELLRQWGLDRHSLVACDIGGATVLRALLLENSAYSDVFQFDAVTGGGTWEHGLFGLIRQHHEVFEQLPAYTHPRSTRHRAPAQRHPRRVPPRRPCDIPGPVVG; encoded by the coding sequence GTGACGGCCCCGCGCGATATCGCGCCCGCACTCGCCCGACTCGGACGCCGCGTCTACGTCTTCGATTACCCCGGTAACGGGCAATCGGAGAAGCACGAACGCCAGGACCTCACGCTCGCGGCGCAGCAGGGACGCAACTTCGCCGAACTGCTACGGCAGTGGGGCTTGGACCGTCACAGCCTGGTGGCCTGCGACATCGGTGGCGCGACCGTACTGCGCGCACTACTGCTCGAAAACAGCGCGTATTCAGACGTCTTTCAGTTCGACGCCGTCACCGGCGGTGGCACTTGGGAACACGGCTTGTTCGGGCTCATCCGGCAGCACCACGAGGTGTTCGAACAACTTCCGGCCTACACCCACCCACGAAGCACTCGTCACCGCGCACCTGCGCAACGGCACCCACGCCGGGTACCGCCCCGGCGTCCTTGCGACATACCTGGCCCCGTGGTTGGGTGA
- a CDS encoding HNH endonuclease signature motif containing protein, which produces MSSTAAPFTLEVGPKERLEELFAEVAELTGQRNAIDGRLVEIIAEIDREGLAGMTGVRSMEALVAWKLGTSPRNAETVVAIARRVDQFPRCTEGMREGRLSLDQVGVIAERAADGSDAHYAQFAESATVTQLRTAVKLEPRPPDPKPAPKPTITRTEDGEYTTYRIRLSRVEAAKFDAALASHRDAQIAEWKRDHADGASDQVPPMPTSVDGFMGLVEAGWDADVARRPHGQHTTVVVHVDVERRVGSLHLGPLLTEDERQYLTCDTSCEVWFERAGQPIGAGRTTRTISRRLRLALELRDHCCVVPGCGATRGLHAHHIVHWEDGGPTELWNLVLVCPFHHRLHHRGGITITGTAGQLTVTDSDGGPLPPGSLARPPTTSPPAVAPCKGPTGEHAQWKWYEPFQPPEVDP; this is translated from the coding sequence ATGTCCTCGACCGCAGCACCTTTCACTCTTGAAGTGGGTCCGAAAGAGCGTCTCGAGGAATTGTTCGCGGAGGTGGCGGAGCTGACGGGTCAGCGCAACGCGATCGACGGCCGGCTGGTGGAGATCATCGCCGAGATCGACCGAGAGGGGCTGGCGGGGATGACCGGTGTCCGGTCGATGGAGGCGTTGGTGGCCTGGAAATTGGGCACCTCACCGCGCAACGCAGAAACCGTCGTCGCGATCGCCCGCCGCGTTGATCAGTTTCCCCGCTGCACCGAAGGAATGCGCGAGGGCAGGTTGTCGCTGGACCAGGTCGGGGTCATCGCTGAGCGGGCCGCCGACGGCTCGGACGCGCACTACGCACAGTTCGCCGAATCGGCGACGGTCACCCAGTTGCGTACCGCGGTGAAGCTCGAACCGCGGCCCCCCGATCCGAAGCCCGCGCCGAAACCCACCATCACCAGGACTGAGGACGGCGAGTACACCACGTATCGGATCCGGCTGTCGCGGGTGGAGGCGGCGAAGTTCGATGCCGCGCTGGCCTCGCACCGGGATGCGCAGATCGCCGAATGGAAACGCGACCACGCCGACGGTGCCTCGGATCAGGTGCCCCCGATGCCGACCTCCGTCGACGGGTTCATGGGACTGGTGGAGGCCGGTTGGGATGCCGACGTGGCGCGACGCCCGCACGGACAGCACACCACCGTCGTGGTTCACGTTGACGTCGAACGGCGCGTGGGCTCCTTGCATCTAGGGCCGCTGCTGACTGAAGATGAGCGTCAATACCTGACCTGTGATACGTCCTGCGAGGTGTGGTTCGAACGTGCCGGCCAACCGATCGGGGCGGGTCGGACGACCCGCACCATCAGCCGTCGGTTGCGCCTGGCGCTGGAGCTCCGCGACCATTGCTGCGTGGTTCCCGGATGCGGAGCCACCCGCGGTCTTCATGCCCACCACATCGTGCACTGGGAGGACGGCGGCCCCACCGAATTGTGGAATCTGGTGCTGGTCTGTCCGTTTCACCACCGGCTGCACCACCGCGGCGGCATCACGATCACGGGAACGGCCGGCCAGCTGACAGTCACCGACAGCGACGGTGGCCCGCTACCACCAGGGTCGCTGGCACGTCCACCGACCACGTCGCCCCCTGCCGTCGCGCCCTGTAAAGGCCCGACCGGCGAACACGCACAATGGAAGTGGTACGAACCTTTCCAGCCGCCAGAAGTCGACCCGTAG
- a CDS encoding Gfo/Idh/MocA family oxidoreductase: MTVRVGVIGVGVMGADHARKLNGCVAGAAVTAVADVNADAAARIAAQMRGATVRENGFALIDSDDVDAVVIASHDSTHADLALAAVKAGKPVLCEKPLAPTASEASIVVEAERAARGSLIGLGFMRRFDPAYTELKAVVDSGELGPILVSHCVSRTVEAYPGGDSASTVTNAAIHELDVMPWLLGSPVTSVTWHCGRTSSRSGMRQDPQIMLLRTASDVLITVEVFLNAGYGYDTRCEVVGEDGTAALTLPAHVVRDSQSTRGIGYPENWLSRYADAYRIELQEWIDSIEKGRPSTLATAEDGLQAALVADAVIESMNNGGAPVAVS, from the coding sequence GTGACCGTCCGCGTCGGTGTCATCGGAGTCGGCGTCATGGGCGCCGACCACGCCCGCAAACTGAACGGCTGTGTGGCGGGCGCGGCGGTCACCGCGGTTGCCGACGTCAATGCCGACGCCGCCGCGCGGATCGCCGCACAGATGCGCGGTGCGACGGTCCGCGAGAACGGCTTCGCGCTGATCGACAGCGACGATGTCGACGCGGTGGTCATCGCCTCGCACGATTCGACCCACGCCGACCTCGCGCTCGCCGCGGTGAAGGCCGGCAAGCCCGTACTGTGCGAAAAGCCTTTGGCACCGACGGCTTCCGAGGCGAGCATCGTGGTCGAAGCCGAGAGGGCCGCGCGCGGTTCGCTCATCGGCTTGGGTTTCATGCGACGGTTCGATCCCGCCTACACAGAGTTGAAGGCGGTCGTCGATTCCGGGGAACTCGGCCCGATCCTCGTGTCGCACTGCGTCAGCCGGACCGTCGAGGCCTACCCCGGCGGAGACTCGGCATCCACGGTCACCAACGCCGCCATCCACGAACTCGACGTGATGCCGTGGCTTCTCGGTTCGCCCGTCACGTCGGTCACCTGGCATTGCGGTAGGACCTCGAGCAGATCAGGGATGCGCCAGGACCCGCAGATCATGTTGCTGCGCACCGCTTCCGACGTTCTGATCACCGTGGAGGTATTTCTCAACGCCGGGTACGGTTACGACACCCGGTGTGAGGTCGTCGGGGAGGACGGCACCGCAGCACTGACCTTGCCCGCCCACGTGGTGCGGGATTCCCAGAGCACACGAGGTATCGGGTATCCGGAAAACTGGCTTTCCCGTTATGCCGACGCCTACCGCATCGAGTTGCAGGAGTGGATCGACTCGATCGAGAAAGGCCGGCCGTCGACATTGGCGACCGCCGAAGACGGACTGCAGGCCGCGCTCGTGGCCGACGCCGTCATCGAATCCATGAACAACGGCGGCGCCCCCGTGGCAGTCTCGTGA
- a CDS encoding Gfo/Idh/MocA family protein, with protein sequence MPTALPAPRTPDPTTAPKLRWAVVGPGWIGQRFVEAVTTHTGQHVVAVSSRSASRAERFAAQWGIDKSYTSYELMLSDPDIDIVYISTPHIEHHSCALAALAAGKHVLVEKPMGINASEAREVFLVAQQAGLFAGEAMWSKFLPKFDVIRQILDGGVLGELRTVVVDNGEFFRPDHRIYDPQLLGGPMLDMGIYPVSFAHWVLGAPEVVRAIGQQANDHINGQFSAVLGHAGGHQSAINTTIMADTPRDATIAGELGYLSIPGPYYQPGPFTIQLRDAAPMTYEEPRAGHIGGLHFSATEAARIIGGGGTASIIHPPSAVLDTLDMMDRIRHDLGIIYPGEEQ encoded by the coding sequence ATGCCAACAGCCCTACCGGCACCACGAACCCCGGATCCCACGACCGCACCGAAGCTCCGCTGGGCCGTCGTGGGACCGGGGTGGATCGGCCAACGCTTCGTCGAAGCGGTTACGACCCACACAGGCCAACACGTCGTCGCGGTGTCGTCCCGATCAGCCTCGCGCGCAGAGCGGTTCGCTGCCCAATGGGGCATCGACAAGTCCTACACCAGCTACGAGCTCATGCTGTCGGACCCCGATATCGACATCGTGTACATCAGCACCCCGCACATCGAGCATCACTCCTGCGCCCTCGCCGCATTGGCGGCCGGGAAGCACGTCTTGGTAGAAAAGCCGATGGGCATCAACGCTTCTGAGGCGCGCGAAGTCTTTCTGGTGGCTCAGCAGGCGGGCTTGTTCGCCGGCGAGGCGATGTGGTCGAAATTCCTGCCGAAGTTCGACGTCATCCGCCAGATCCTCGATGGCGGGGTCCTGGGCGAACTGCGCACGGTCGTTGTGGACAATGGCGAGTTCTTCAGGCCAGACCACCGCATTTACGATCCGCAACTGCTCGGAGGCCCGATGCTGGATATGGGGATCTATCCCGTCTCCTTCGCGCACTGGGTACTGGGCGCGCCCGAGGTGGTCCGCGCCATCGGGCAGCAGGCGAATGATCACATCAATGGCCAGTTCTCGGCCGTCCTGGGCCATGCCGGGGGTCACCAGTCGGCGATCAACACCACCATCATGGCCGACACCCCGCGCGACGCAACCATCGCCGGCGAGCTCGGCTACCTGTCGATACCCGGCCCCTATTACCAGCCCGGGCCGTTTACCATCCAGCTGCGCGATGCCGCGCCGATGACGTACGAGGAGCCCCGTGCCGGACACATCGGCGGGCTGCACTTCTCCGCTACCGAGGCGGCGCGAATCATCGGCGGCGGAGGAACAGCTTCGATCATCCATCCACCCTCGGCAGTCCTCGACACCCTCGACATGATGGACCGCATCCGCCACGACCTCGGAATAATCTACCCAGGAGAAGAACAGTGA
- a CDS encoding sugar phosphate isomerase/epimerase: MTTSEIAAPATANPDYARLQLGTAPDSWGIWFPDDPQQPHWSVFLDEVVEAGFRTIELGPFGYLPTNPEHLKDELGKRGLSLTAGTVGAATHRGADAFESSRRDAFEVCELLAAMDVEHLVVLPEMFTDLQTGELNQPAELTAEQWGDLVGGQNKLGRMIKEQYGIQLAFHPHVDTHVETQQFIDTFLDDTDPDAVALCLDTGHVEYCAGDNREIVRRHPDRISYIHLKQVNPAVAAKARADKVGFYEAVQRGAMVEPPLGAPDMKPLLDDLAALNRDLRLIIEQDMYPAKPGNAKAIATRTREYFTSIGLLPAEQ, translated from the coding sequence ATGACCACCTCAGAAATCGCCGCCCCCGCGACTGCCAACCCTGACTACGCACGCCTGCAACTGGGCACCGCCCCCGACTCGTGGGGTATCTGGTTTCCCGATGATCCGCAGCAGCCGCACTGGTCGGTGTTCCTCGACGAGGTCGTCGAAGCCGGGTTCCGGACGATCGAACTCGGGCCGTTCGGATACCTGCCCACAAATCCCGAACACCTGAAGGACGAACTCGGCAAGCGCGGCCTGTCGCTCACCGCAGGCACGGTCGGCGCCGCAACTCATCGAGGGGCAGACGCGTTCGAGTCATCGCGACGCGACGCGTTCGAGGTCTGCGAACTACTCGCGGCGATGGACGTCGAACACCTCGTGGTGCTGCCCGAGATGTTCACCGACCTGCAGACCGGTGAGCTGAACCAGCCCGCCGAACTCACGGCCGAGCAGTGGGGTGACCTGGTCGGCGGGCAGAACAAACTCGGCCGGATGATCAAGGAGCAGTATGGCATTCAGCTCGCATTTCACCCGCACGTCGACACGCATGTCGAGACCCAGCAGTTCATCGACACGTTCCTCGACGACACCGACCCCGATGCCGTTGCGCTGTGCCTGGACACCGGACACGTCGAGTACTGCGCCGGCGACAACCGCGAGATCGTTCGTCGCCATCCCGACCGGATCAGCTACATCCACCTCAAGCAGGTAAATCCCGCCGTCGCCGCCAAAGCCCGTGCGGACAAGGTCGGTTTCTACGAGGCAGTACAGCGCGGCGCCATGGTCGAACCGCCGTTGGGTGCACCCGACATGAAGCCGCTCCTCGACGACCTCGCTGCATTGAACCGCGACCTGCGCCTGATCATCGAGCAGGACATGTATCCCGCAAAGCCGGGGAACGCCAAAGCAATTGCCACCCGCACGCGGGAGTACTTCACCAGCATCGGCCTGTTACCGGCCGAGCAATGA
- a CDS encoding Gfo/Idh/MocA family protein, protein MTARRILRVALVGAGAAGQAHAFGWRNVSMAAGLDHVDVDLAVVVDPNVGLAQKTADRYGYRTASADLQSALADSTIDAVSVALPNSVHADVLPAILASGKHVLTEKPIGRSATEAAPLAAAADQSSAVTGVGFSFRRLPGLAAVQGAVADGAIGDVHSFTAWYNADYGSSPEAPFGWRYAKDTAGAGALIDIGTHAIDTVQYVIAPVRRVISSTMQTAITRRPIPGTSDFGVVDTDDIALLTVALENGAVGQIHINRIATGIPNSLGIQVHGSAGHARFDSISAGEFHLHIDDGAGALSGPRRVFAGPAHPYFSDVAAMPGGGVGTGYAEAFVAEIQHFVRCILADQPMDTSFASALHVMRVVDAAIAAAGSGSPVAVAQPVNA, encoded by the coding sequence ATGACTGCACGACGCATTTTGCGCGTCGCCCTCGTCGGTGCGGGCGCCGCAGGACAGGCCCACGCCTTCGGATGGCGCAACGTGTCGATGGCTGCCGGCCTCGACCACGTCGACGTCGACCTGGCCGTCGTCGTCGACCCCAACGTGGGCCTCGCCCAGAAAACTGCCGACCGCTACGGCTACCGCACCGCCTCGGCGGACCTGCAGTCCGCGCTCGCCGACTCGACCATCGACGCCGTGAGCGTGGCACTGCCCAACAGCGTTCACGCCGACGTGTTGCCCGCGATCCTGGCGTCTGGCAAGCACGTCCTCACCGAGAAGCCCATCGGGCGCAGCGCCACCGAAGCGGCGCCGCTGGCGGCGGCGGCCGACCAGTCATCCGCGGTGACGGGTGTCGGGTTCTCGTTCCGCCGGTTGCCGGGCCTGGCGGCCGTCCAGGGCGCGGTCGCCGACGGCGCAATCGGCGACGTGCACAGCTTCACCGCGTGGTACAACGCCGACTACGGCTCCTCGCCCGAGGCGCCCTTCGGCTGGCGCTACGCCAAGGACACCGCGGGCGCGGGCGCCCTCATCGACATCGGCACCCACGCCATCGACACCGTGCAGTACGTCATAGCGCCGGTTCGCCGGGTGATCTCGTCGACGATGCAGACCGCCATCACACGGCGGCCGATCCCGGGCACCTCCGACTTCGGCGTCGTCGACACCGACGACATCGCGCTGCTCACCGTCGCACTCGAGAACGGGGCCGTAGGGCAGATCCACATCAACCGCATCGCCACGGGTATCCCGAACTCACTGGGCATTCAGGTCCACGGCTCAGCGGGCCACGCCCGTTTCGACTCAATCTCCGCCGGCGAGTTCCATCTCCACATCGACGACGGCGCAGGCGCGCTGTCCGGGCCGCGTCGCGTGTTCGCCGGACCTGCGCACCCCTACTTCTCCGACGTCGCCGCGATGCCCGGTGGCGGTGTGGGCACCGGGTATGCCGAGGCATTCGTCGCCGAGATCCAGCATTTCGTTCGCTGCATCCTCGCCGACCAGCCGATGGACACCAGCTTCGCCTCCGCACTGCATGTCATGCGTGTGGTGGACGCCGCCATCGCGGCAGCCGGCAGCGGCTCTCCCGTCGCGGTCGCCCAGCCCGTCAACGCCTGA